In Haematobia irritans isolate KBUSLIRL chromosome 1, ASM5000362v1, whole genome shotgun sequence, a genomic segment contains:
- the Kap-alpha3 gene encoding karyopherin alpha3, which produces MTSVEPNVNRLQNFKNKGKDQEEMRRRRNEVTVELRKNKREETLLKRRNVPNMDSNTDEDDQLPNQINLKKLAEAAADSRDPEQQLAAVQSARKLLSSDKNPPINDLIKSDILPILVECLKQHNHTMLQFEAAWALTNIASGTSEQTNQVVAAGAVPLFLQLLSSPAPNVCEQAVWALGNIIGDGPELRDFVIKHGVVQPLLSFIKPDIPISFLRNVTWVIVNLCRNKDPPPPAATIHEILPALNMLIHHTDTNILVDTVWAISYLTDGGNDQIQMVIESGIVPKLIPLLGHAEVKVQTAALRAVGNIVTGSDEQTQVVLNYDALSYFPALLSHQKEKIRKEAVWFLSNITAGNQSQVQAVINCGLLPKIIENLRHGEFQTQKEAAWAISNLTISGNREQVFTLIKEGVISPFCDLLVCQDTQVINVVLDGLNNMLKMADSHVQEVANLIEECDGLEKIEKLQNHENVEIYKLAYEIIEQHFSDELEQASMAPASDGAQYQFDPNADSRLPNSFNF; this is translated from the exons atgacgtCTGTGGAACCAAATGTGAATcgcttgcaaaatttcaaaaacaaaggCAAAGATCAAGAG gaAATGCGACGACGACGAAATGAAGTCACAGTGGAATTGCGCAAAAACAAACGTGAGGAAACTCTCCTTAAACGACGCAATGTCCCCAATATGGACTCAAATACAGATGAAGATGATCAGTtgccaaatcaaatcaatttgaAGAAATTAGCTGAAGCCGCTGCTGATTCAAGGGATCCCGAACAGCAATTGGCTGCTGTGCAATCTGCTCGCAAACTGCTATCGTCTGACAAGAATCCACCCATTAATGATTTAATAAAGAGCGACATTCTACCCATATTGGTTGAGTGCCTCAAGCAACACAATCACACCATGTTGCAATTTGAAGCAGCTTGGGCTTTAACAAATATCGCTTCTGGCACTTCAGAACAAACAAATCAAGTTGTAGCTGCCGGTGCTGTCCCTCTCTTCTTGCAGTTATTATCTTCACCCGCTCCAAATGTATGTGAACAAGCCGTCTGGGCTCTGGGTAATATTATTGGTGATGGGCCAGAACTGCGTGATTTTGTAATAAAACATGGTGTGGTTCAACCATTGTTGTCATTTATCAAACCCGATATACCAATTTCCTTTTTACGTAATGTCACCTGGGTTATTGTGAATTTATGCCGCAACAAAGATCCCCCTCCACCGGCCGCCACAATTCATGAAATCTTGCCCGCTCTAAATATGTTGATTCACCACACAGACACCAACATTTTGGTAGACACTGTATGGGCAATTAGTTATTTAACTGATGGCGGCAATGATCAAATTCAAATGGTTATTGAGAGTGGTATTGTACCAAAATTAATACCTCTTTTGGGTCATGCTGAAGTTAAAGTACAGACAGCCGCTCTACGAGCTGTCGGCAACATTGTTACTGGCTCCGATGAACAAACACAAGTGGTACTCAATTATGATGCTTTATCATATTTCCCAGCATTATTGTCTCACCAAAAGGAGAAGATACGCAAGGAAGCCGTATGGTTTTTATCTAACATCACAGCCGGTAATCAGTCACAAGTGCAGGCTGTTATCAATTGTGGTCTTTTAccgaaaattattgaaaatttacgaCATGGCGAATTCCAAACACAAAAAGAAGCTGCATGGGCCATTAGCAATTTGACTATTAGTGGTAATCGTGAGCAAGTGTTTACGCTCATCAAAGAGGGAGTTATATCACCATTCTGTGATCTTTTAGTATGTCAAGATACCCAAGTTATTAAT GTTGTCCTAGATGGTCTTAACAATATGCTCAAAATGGCTGACAGCCATGTGCAAGAGGTAGCCAACTTGATTGAGGAATGTGAtggtcttgaaaaaattgaaaaattacaaaaccaTGAAAATGTGGAAATCTACAAACTGGCATATGAAATCATTGAACAACACTTTTCCGATGAG CTTGAACAAGCATCAATGGCACCAGCTTCGGATGGAGCACAATATCAATTTGATCCAAATGCTGATAGCAGACTACCGaactcatttaatttttaa